A window of the Tunturibacter empetritectus genome harbors these coding sequences:
- a CDS encoding alpha/beta hydrolase family protein, with product MDLLEKRLPIDRNREGLTGWSYGGFMTMFGVTQTTRFKAAVAGAGISDWKSYYGENSIDQWMVPFFGKTVYDDADIYAKSSAIEYIKKVKTPTLVVVGDRDGECPAPQSFEFWHALRAEGVKTQLVIYPNEGHAFHDPAHRRDVLERALDWFETEMPAK from the coding sequence ATGGACCTACTCGAAAAGCGCCTTCCCATCGACAGGAATCGCGAAGGCCTCACCGGCTGGAGCTACGGCGGCTTCATGACCATGTTCGGCGTCACCCAGACCACGCGCTTCAAGGCAGCGGTCGCCGGCGCAGGCATCAGTGACTGGAAGAGCTACTACGGCGAAAACTCCATCGACCAGTGGATGGTGCCCTTCTTCGGAAAAACCGTCTACGACGATGCCGACATCTACGCCAAAAGCTCGGCCATCGAATACATCAAGAAAGTAAAGACTCCAACCCTCGTCGTTGTCGGCGACCGCGACGGCGAATGCCCCGCCCCCCAGAGCTTCGAGTTCTGGCATGCCCTCCGTGCCGAAGGCGTAAAGACGCAGTTGGTGATATACCCGAACGAGGGACACGCCTTTCACGACCCCGCGCATCGCAGGGACGTTCTCGAGCGGGCTCTTGACTGGTTCGAGACGGAGATGCCCGCAAAGTAG
- the ribH gene encoding 6,7-dimethyl-8-ribityllumazine synthase: MIKGITHVSAIASGAEFDRVSSLFSALGFEQGNGWQDAQGRGAAFLAPIGNLEFVTGREPAVPTVLIEVTQLDHIRSLVEKWLLASYRTEEVPEILSAAELTHWNSRLFTVQITTELRLGFWQSENPLHGQPEAVEGDLSAVDMRFAVVTTRWNTVITDRLLQGSLDALHRSGAARADIEIFRVPGAWEVPSAARTLAESKRFDAIITLGCLLRGETAHYEAIYNEVARGIGQSQQETGVPHAFGVLTCETLEQALDRAGLKAGNKGFEAASAAIEMVSIQRKLAAQNGQGKK; this comes from the coding sequence ATGATTAAGGGAATTACGCACGTCAGCGCGATTGCATCGGGGGCTGAGTTTGACCGTGTCTCGAGCCTGTTTTCCGCTCTTGGTTTCGAACAGGGCAACGGATGGCAGGATGCGCAGGGTCGCGGCGCTGCCTTTCTTGCGCCGATCGGCAACCTTGAGTTTGTTACGGGTAGAGAGCCCGCGGTGCCGACGGTGTTGATCGAGGTTACGCAGCTGGACCACATCCGTTCGCTCGTAGAAAAGTGGCTGCTCGCAAGCTATCGCACGGAGGAGGTTCCGGAGATTCTCTCTGCTGCGGAGCTGACGCACTGGAACAGCAGACTGTTCACGGTTCAAATTACGACTGAGCTGCGGCTTGGGTTCTGGCAGTCGGAGAATCCGCTGCATGGCCAGCCTGAGGCTGTGGAGGGCGACCTGAGCGCGGTGGATATGCGCTTCGCGGTGGTGACGACGCGCTGGAATACGGTGATTACCGACAGGCTGCTGCAGGGGTCGCTGGATGCGCTTCATCGCAGCGGCGCGGCGCGAGCGGACATTGAGATTTTTCGGGTTCCTGGGGCGTGGGAGGTGCCGTCGGCTGCGCGCACACTGGCGGAGTCGAAGAGGTTCGATGCGATTATCACGCTGGGGTGTTTGCTGCGTGGGGAGACGGCGCACTATGAAGCGATTTACAACGAGGTGGCGCGGGGGATTGGCCAGTCGCAGCAGGAGACTGGGGTTCCGCATGCGTTCGGGGTGCTGACCTGCGAGACGCTGGAGCAGGCGCTGGACCGCGCGGGGTTGAAGGCGGGAAATAAGGGCTTTGAGGCGGCCAGCGCGGCGATTGAGATGGTGTCGATCCAGCGCAAGCTCGCGGCGCAGAACGGCCAGGGGAAAAAATAA
- the nusB gene encoding transcription antitermination factor NusB, whose translation MGTRRKSRELTMQMLFQGDLGKQSPEQVQKLFWASVEDVDAETRGFAEDLYRIATTRDEEIDKLIEEHAQNWRLERMPVVDRNLLRASVAEMLGFPNTPAAIIINETLEIGRRYAAPESIHFLNGVLDAIARDLLKRRLA comes from the coding sequence ATGGGGACACGCCGCAAGTCGCGCGAACTTACGATGCAGATGTTGTTTCAGGGTGATCTGGGCAAGCAGTCGCCCGAGCAGGTGCAGAAGCTCTTCTGGGCATCGGTGGAAGATGTGGATGCCGAGACGCGTGGGTTTGCGGAGGATCTTTACCGCATTGCGACGACTCGGGATGAGGAGATCGACAAGCTGATTGAAGAGCATGCGCAGAACTGGCGGCTGGAGCGGATGCCGGTGGTGGATCGAAATCTGCTGCGGGCTTCGGTGGCGGAGATGCTGGGATTTCCTAATACGCCTGCTGCGATCATCATCAACGAGACGCTGGAGATTGGACGGCGGTACGCGGCGCCGGAGTCGATTCACTTTCTGAATGGCGTGCTGGATGCGATTGCGCGGGATTTGTTGAAGAGGCGGCTAGCGTAG
- the guaA gene encoding glutamine-hydrolyzing GMP synthase has protein sequence MDTSTIVILDFGSQYTQLIARRIREFNVFSVVLPCTAPLEQVKALNPKGAILSGGPCSVYDADAPNADEGVLAMGVPVLGICYGLQFIVHHLGGKVVGAAAREYGHAEVTVVAETPLFKGLPGSLDVWMSHGDEAETLPVGFQLTAKTSNAVAGIADEARRIWAVQFHPEVAHTRQGMELLKNFCLDICGAEQNWTPEHFIQSTVERVRAQVGTGHAICGLSGGVDSSVAAVLVARAIGDRLTCIFVNNGVLRKDEFLKVQTTMREQLGLNVVAVDSSQRFLEKLAGVTDPERKRKVIGNEFIAVFDDEAKKIWESSAAGAETEKSAGHEVAWLVQGTLYPDVIESSSVHGPSHTIKSHHNVGGLPADMKLKLIEPLRDLFKDEVRRIGRDLGMPEEIIERQPFPGPGLAVRILGEVTAERVAMLQEADQIVVDEIKKAGLYRKVWQSFAVLLPVKSVGVMGDQRTYANTCAVRAVESEDGMTADWAPLPYEVLRTISSRIVSEVRGINRVVYDITSKPPGTIEWE, from the coding sequence GTGGATACCTCAACGATCGTCATTCTGGATTTTGGGTCGCAGTATACGCAGCTGATTGCGCGGCGTATTCGTGAGTTCAATGTATTTTCTGTTGTGTTGCCTTGTACGGCCCCGCTGGAACAGGTGAAGGCGCTGAACCCGAAGGGTGCGATTCTTTCGGGTGGGCCGTGCTCTGTGTATGACGCGGATGCGCCGAATGCAGATGAGGGTGTGCTGGCGATGGGCGTGCCGGTGCTGGGGATCTGCTATGGGCTACAGTTTATTGTTCATCATCTGGGTGGCAAGGTGGTAGGAGCGGCGGCGCGGGAGTATGGGCATGCTGAGGTGACAGTGGTGGCGGAGACTCCTTTATTCAAAGGGCTCCCCGGGTCGCTAGATGTGTGGATGTCGCATGGGGATGAGGCGGAGACGCTGCCGGTGGGATTTCAACTGACGGCGAAGACCTCGAATGCGGTGGCGGGGATTGCGGATGAGGCGAGAAGGATCTGGGCGGTGCAGTTTCATCCAGAGGTGGCGCATACGCGGCAGGGGATGGAGCTGCTGAAGAACTTCTGCCTGGATATCTGCGGGGCGGAGCAGAATTGGACGCCGGAGCATTTTATTCAGTCGACGGTGGAGAGGGTGCGGGCGCAGGTGGGAACGGGGCATGCTATCTGCGGGCTGAGTGGAGGCGTGGACTCGAGTGTGGCTGCGGTGCTGGTGGCGCGTGCGATTGGGGATCGGCTGACTTGTATCTTTGTGAATAACGGCGTGCTGCGGAAGGACGAGTTTCTGAAGGTGCAGACGACGATGCGCGAGCAGCTGGGGCTGAATGTTGTCGCGGTGGACTCTTCGCAGAGGTTTCTGGAGAAGCTTGCGGGTGTGACCGATCCGGAGCGGAAGCGAAAGGTGATTGGGAACGAGTTTATTGCTGTGTTTGATGATGAGGCTAAGAAGATCTGGGAGTCCTCTGCCGCGGGTGCTGAAACGGAGAAGAGCGCGGGGCATGAGGTCGCGTGGCTGGTGCAGGGGACGCTGTATCCAGATGTGATTGAGTCGAGCAGTGTGCATGGGCCAAGCCATACGATCAAGAGCCACCACAATGTGGGTGGGCTGCCGGCGGATATGAAGCTGAAGTTGATTGAGCCGCTGCGGGATTTATTCAAGGATGAGGTGCGACGGATAGGGCGGGATCTGGGGATGCCGGAAGAGATCATTGAGCGGCAGCCTTTTCCTGGGCCTGGGCTGGCGGTGAGGATTCTGGGCGAGGTGACGGCGGAGCGCGTGGCGATGCTGCAGGAGGCCGATCAGATTGTGGTGGATGAGATCAAGAAGGCTGGGCTGTATCGGAAGGTTTGGCAGAGCTTTGCGGTGTTGCTGCCGGTCAAGAGTGTGGGTGTGATGGGGGATCAGCGGACGTATGCGAATACGTGTGCGGTGCGGGCGGTGGAGAGCGAGGATGGGATGACGGCGGATTGGGCTCCGCTGCCTTATGAGGTGTTGCGGACGATCTCGAGCAGGATTGTGAGTGAGGTGCGGGGGATTAATCGGGTAGTGTATGACATTACTTCGAAGCCACCTGGGACGATTGAGTGGGAGTAG
- the rpsJ gene encoding 30S ribosomal protein S10, translated as MAGQRIRIRLKAYDYRVLDTSTGEIVETAKRTGAQVAGPIPLPTMKNKYCVLRSPHVDKKSREAFEIRTHKRLIDILEPTQQTVDALMKLDLPAGVDVEIKTVQK; from the coding sequence ATGGCTGGACAAAGAATCAGAATTCGTTTGAAGGCATATGACTACCGCGTACTGGATACGTCGACCGGCGAGATCGTCGAGACGGCCAAGCGTACCGGAGCCCAGGTTGCGGGTCCCATTCCGCTGCCGACGATGAAGAACAAGTACTGCGTTCTTCGCTCGCCCCACGTCGACAAGAAGTCGCGCGAGGCCTTTGAGATTCGCACGCACAAGCGGTTGATCGACATCCTCGAGCCGACCCAGCAGACTGTGGATGCGCTGATGAAGCTCGATCTGCCTGCGGGCGTGGATGTAGAGATCAAGACGGTTCAGAAGTAA
- the fusA gene encoding elongation factor G produces MARTTPLNRCRNIGIMAHIDAGKTTTTERILFYTGITHRIGEVHEGTATMDWMEQEQERGITITSAATTCTWKNIRINIIDTPGHVDFTAEVERSLRVLDGAVACFDAVAGVQPQSETVWRQADKYKVPRICFINKMDKAGADAVYATSTIVDRLGARAVPINIQIGAEAKFLGVVDLVTMKAIYWHDETMGAEYSVEDIPADLLDKAKAARASLIEAVSDSDDEIMHLYLEGQEPTEAQLKAGIRKATIAMNIFPVLCGSSFKNKGVQTLLDAVVDYLPSPLDIPPMIGHNPDNMEEEVIRKADDNEPFSALGFKIMTDPFVGQLIFIRVYSGQLKTGDSVLNPRTGKTERIGRLLKMHANKREEITEILAGDICAAVGLKNLVTGDTITTDKHPVVLESIDFPAPVIEVAVEPKTKADQEKMGMALAKLAQEDPTFRVRTDIDSGQTIIAGMGELHLEIIVDRMMREYKVEANVGKPQVNYRETIRANSDAEGKYIRQTGGSGNYGHCKIRISPNEPGKGYEFTNDTKGGAIPKEYVKPIDQGIQDAMQRGILAGYEMVDVKVSLYDGSYHDVDSNEMAFKIAGSMAFKEAARKAKPVLLEPVMSVEVTVPEEYMGTIIGDLNSRRGRIEGMEMVGTTQAIRATVPLSTMFGYATHMRSSTQGRANYSMQFKQYEEAPRSVSEEIIAKVQGKEANAK; encoded by the coding sequence GTGGCACGCACTACACCTCTGAATCGTTGCCGGAACATCGGAATCATGGCGCACATCGACGCCGGCAAGACGACGACGACCGAGCGCATTCTCTTCTATACGGGCATCACGCACCGTATCGGCGAAGTGCACGAGGGAACTGCGACCATGGACTGGATGGAGCAGGAGCAGGAGCGCGGCATCACGATTACGTCTGCTGCGACGACCTGCACCTGGAAGAACATCCGCATCAACATCATCGACACGCCTGGCCATGTGGACTTTACGGCTGAGGTGGAGCGTTCGCTCCGCGTGCTGGATGGCGCGGTTGCTTGTTTCGATGCGGTTGCCGGTGTGCAGCCTCAGTCTGAGACTGTCTGGCGCCAGGCTGATAAGTACAAGGTTCCCCGGATCTGCTTCATCAACAAGATGGACAAAGCCGGTGCGGACGCTGTTTACGCGACCTCGACGATCGTTGATCGTCTGGGTGCGCGCGCGGTTCCGATCAACATCCAGATTGGAGCAGAGGCGAAGTTTCTTGGTGTGGTCGATCTGGTTACGATGAAGGCGATCTACTGGCACGACGAGACCATGGGCGCTGAGTACTCGGTGGAAGATATTCCAGCCGACCTGCTCGACAAGGCCAAGGCTGCGCGTGCGTCCCTGATCGAAGCTGTCTCTGACTCTGATGACGAGATCATGCACCTCTACCTTGAGGGCCAGGAGCCGACCGAAGCGCAGCTCAAGGCTGGCATTCGTAAGGCGACCATCGCGATGAACATCTTCCCGGTGCTCTGCGGTTCGTCATTCAAGAATAAGGGCGTTCAGACGCTGCTTGATGCAGTGGTCGACTACCTGCCCAGCCCGCTCGATATTCCTCCCATGATCGGACACAACCCCGACAACATGGAAGAAGAAGTCATCCGCAAGGCTGATGACAACGAGCCGTTCTCGGCGCTTGGTTTCAAGATCATGACGGACCCGTTTGTTGGTCAACTGATCTTCATTCGTGTCTACTCAGGTCAGTTGAAGACCGGTGACTCGGTGCTGAATCCACGTACCGGAAAGACGGAGCGCATTGGCCGTCTGCTGAAGATGCACGCTAACAAGCGCGAAGAGATTACTGAGATCCTCGCGGGCGATATCTGCGCTGCGGTTGGTTTGAAGAATCTTGTCACTGGTGACACGATCACCACGGACAAGCACCCTGTTGTGCTTGAGTCGATCGACTTCCCTGCGCCGGTGATCGAAGTTGCCGTGGAGCCGAAGACGAAGGCCGACCAGGAAAAGATGGGTATGGCGCTGGCCAAGCTGGCGCAGGAAGACCCCACGTTCCGCGTCCGCACCGACATCGATTCGGGCCAGACCATCATCGCCGGAATGGGCGAGCTGCACCTTGAGATCATCGTCGATCGCATGATGCGCGAGTACAAGGTCGAAGCCAATGTCGGTAAGCCGCAGGTGAACTACCGTGAGACCATTCGCGCGAACTCGGATGCTGAGGGCAAGTACATCCGTCAGACTGGCGGCTCGGGTAACTACGGTCATTGCAAGATCCGTATCTCGCCCAACGAGCCGGGCAAGGGCTATGAGTTCACCAACGATACGAAGGGTGGCGCTATTCCGAAGGAGTACGTCAAACCGATCGATCAGGGGATTCAGGATGCGATGCAGCGTGGCATTCTGGCCGGCTACGAGATGGTCGACGTGAAGGTTTCGCTCTACGACGGTAGCTATCACGATGTTGACTCGAACGAGATGGCATTCAAGATCGCCGGTTCGATGGCCTTCAAGGAAGCTGCCCGTAAGGCAAAGCCAGTTCTGTTGGAGCCGGTGATGTCGGTCGAAGTGACTGTCCCCGAGGAGTACATGGGTACGATCATCGGCGACCTGAACAGCCGTCGCGGCCGTATCGAGGGGATGGAGATGGTTGGCACCACGCAGGCTATCCGGGCCACTGTTCCTCTGAGCACGATGTTTGGATACGCCACTCATATGCGGTCGTCCACGCAGGGTCGCGCGAACTACTCTATGCAGTTCAAGCAGTACGAAGAGGCGCCTCGCTCGGTCTCGGAAGAGATCATTGCCAAGGTGCAGGGCAAAGAAGCAAACGCAAAGTAA
- the rpsG gene encoding 30S ribosomal protein S7, which produces MPRKGYIAKREVAADPVYNSTLVTKFVNSMMWGGKKSTAQGIFYTAMTNLEQKGGDEALKLFKKAIENCKPLLEVKSRRVGGANYQVPIEVLPERRTSLAIRWLVTYGRARGEKGMVEKLTAELLDAANGRGAAMKKKEDVHRMAEANKAFAHYRW; this is translated from the coding sequence ATGCCGAGAAAAGGTTACATCGCTAAGCGTGAAGTTGCTGCAGACCCGGTCTATAACTCCACCCTGGTCACGAAGTTTGTCAACTCCATGATGTGGGGCGGCAAGAAGTCGACCGCGCAGGGGATCTTCTACACCGCCATGACCAACCTTGAGCAGAAGGGTGGCGACGAAGCCCTCAAGCTGTTCAAGAAGGCGATCGAGAACTGCAAGCCGCTTCTCGAAGTGAAGAGCCGCCGAGTTGGTGGTGCGAACTACCAGGTGCCGATCGAAGTTCTGCCGGAGCGCCGCACCTCGCTCGCTATTCGCTGGCTTGTGACTTATGGCCGCGCACGTGGCGAGAAGGGCATGGTTGAGAAGCTCACCGCTGAGCTGCTCGATGCCGCCAATGGCCGTGGCGCCGCGATGAAGAAGAAGGAAGACGTCCATCGTATGGCCGAGGCGAATAAGGCCTTCGCGCACTACCGCTGGTAA
- a CDS encoding enoyl-CoA hydratase/isomerase family protein gives MNYETLLYEVKDQVARVTLNRPQVLNALNTQVFNELEAVFSTLAADPAVRVILLTGAGEKAFAAGADIKELAATDAAAGEAKARRGQSVFRLIETCGKPVIACINGFALGGGCELAMACTMRLASENARLGQPEVKLGLIPGYGGTQRLPRLVGQPMALKLLLTGEMISAAEALRIGLVEEVLPAEKLMERAEALAKTIVTMAPLAVAACLEAVRDGSEIGLEEAIDMEAKIFGRLCGTADKEEGTKAFLEKRPAVWTGR, from the coding sequence GTGAACTACGAGACGTTGCTGTACGAGGTAAAGGATCAGGTAGCGCGCGTCACGCTCAACCGCCCCCAGGTGCTCAACGCCCTGAACACCCAGGTCTTCAACGAACTAGAAGCCGTATTCTCAACACTCGCCGCAGACCCCGCCGTCCGGGTCATCCTCCTCACCGGCGCAGGCGAAAAGGCCTTCGCCGCCGGCGCAGATATCAAAGAGCTCGCCGCCACAGACGCCGCAGCAGGAGAGGCTAAAGCCCGCCGCGGCCAGAGCGTCTTTCGCCTCATTGAGACCTGCGGCAAGCCCGTCATCGCCTGCATCAACGGCTTCGCCCTCGGCGGCGGCTGCGAACTGGCCATGGCCTGCACCATGCGCCTCGCCAGCGAGAATGCGCGCCTCGGGCAGCCCGAGGTCAAACTCGGCCTCATCCCCGGCTACGGCGGAACCCAGCGGCTCCCACGCCTCGTCGGCCAGCCCATGGCCCTCAAACTCCTGCTTACCGGCGAGATGATCAGCGCCGCCGAAGCCCTGCGAATCGGTCTGGTAGAGGAAGTCCTGCCCGCAGAAAAACTCATGGAGCGCGCCGAAGCTCTCGCCAAAACCATCGTCACCATGGCCCCCCTGGCCGTCGCCGCATGCCTCGAGGCAGTCCGCGACGGCAGCGAGATCGGCCTCGAAGAAGCCATCGACATGGAAGCAAAGATCTTCGGAAGGCTCTGCGGAACCGCCGACAAAGAAGAAGGCACCAAGGCCTTCCTGGAAAAACGCCCCGCCGTGTGGACAGGACGATAA
- the mctP gene encoding monocarboxylate uptake permease MctP, producing MQLHTTALIVFCFFFLLVTLAGFWAARWRRPKAGMGSLEEWGLAGRSFGTWITWFLIGGDLYTAYTVIAVPAALYGAGAMGFFAVPYAVIAYPYMMLVLPRLWTVCHRHGYITFADFVNGRYGNRWLTIAIALTGVLALMPYIALQLVGIRVVIGAMGIHGEWPLAAAFVILAAYTYSSGLRAPAVIAIVKDVMLYIMVLAALIYIPHKLGGYARVFEIANQLLAHHTPSATINLKQGQFLGYSTLAIGSAIALMLYPHTATAVLSAQSANVIRRNAAMLPAYSFLLGLIALLGYLALAAGVVTKDPNQAVPLLFLKMFPEWFAGFCLAAVAIGALVPAAIMSIAASNLFTRNLYGALIRRKMLPEEESRMAKIVSLVVKFGALIFVLKLPAPYAIEMQLLGGIWMGQLFPSVVLGVFTRWFNPWALLIGWAAGMFSGTAMAVALGLKSSVYPLHLFGSTYPMYAAVPALLLNLAVSTALTILFRAMKLNAGTDVTDAAAYIG from the coding sequence TTGCAACTCCATACGACGGCACTGATAGTCTTCTGTTTTTTCTTCCTGCTCGTAACGCTCGCCGGATTCTGGGCCGCGCGATGGCGAAGGCCGAAGGCAGGAATGGGCTCCCTCGAAGAGTGGGGCCTCGCCGGCCGCAGCTTCGGCACCTGGATCACCTGGTTCCTCATCGGCGGCGACCTCTACACCGCCTACACCGTCATCGCCGTGCCGGCCGCACTCTACGGAGCAGGCGCCATGGGATTCTTCGCAGTCCCCTACGCCGTCATCGCCTACCCTTACATGATGCTCGTCCTGCCGCGCCTCTGGACAGTATGCCACCGCCACGGTTACATAACCTTCGCCGACTTCGTCAACGGCCGCTACGGCAACCGCTGGCTCACCATCGCCATCGCACTCACCGGCGTCCTCGCCCTTATGCCCTACATTGCACTGCAACTGGTCGGCATCCGCGTCGTCATCGGAGCCATGGGCATCCACGGCGAGTGGCCCCTCGCAGCCGCCTTCGTCATCCTCGCCGCCTACACCTACTCCAGCGGCCTCCGCGCCCCAGCCGTCATCGCCATCGTCAAGGACGTCATGCTCTACATCATGGTCCTCGCCGCGCTGATCTACATCCCCCACAAACTTGGCGGCTACGCACGAGTCTTCGAGATCGCCAACCAGCTCCTCGCCCATCACACGCCATCCGCCACGATTAATTTGAAACAAGGCCAGTTCCTCGGCTACTCCACCCTCGCCATCGGCTCCGCCATAGCGCTCATGCTCTACCCCCACACCGCCACCGCGGTCCTCAGCGCGCAGAGCGCCAACGTAATCCGCCGCAACGCCGCCATGCTGCCTGCCTACAGCTTCCTCCTGGGACTCATCGCCCTCCTCGGCTATCTCGCACTAGCCGCCGGAGTCGTCACCAAAGATCCCAATCAAGCCGTACCGCTGCTCTTCCTCAAGATGTTTCCCGAGTGGTTCGCTGGCTTCTGCCTCGCCGCAGTTGCTATCGGAGCACTCGTCCCCGCAGCGATCATGTCCATCGCCGCCTCCAACCTCTTCACCCGCAATCTCTACGGCGCACTGATCCGACGAAAGATGCTCCCCGAAGAAGAGTCCCGCATGGCCAAGATCGTCTCGCTCGTCGTAAAGTTCGGCGCACTCATCTTCGTCCTCAAGCTCCCCGCACCCTACGCGATCGAGATGCAGTTGCTAGGCGGAATCTGGATGGGACAGCTCTTCCCCTCGGTCGTTCTCGGAGTCTTCACGCGCTGGTTCAATCCCTGGGCACTGCTCATCGGCTGGGCGGCAGGCATGTTCAGCGGCACAGCCATGGCGGTGGCGCTAGGGCTGAAGAGTTCGGTCTACCCGCTTCATCTCTTCGGCAGCACCTACCCCATGTACGCAGCCGTACCCGCACTGCTGCTGAACCTCGCCGTCTCCACAGCATTGACGATCTTATTCCGCGCAATGAAGTTGAACGCAGGAACCGACGTCACCGACGCCGCAGCCTACATAGGCTAG
- the rpsL gene encoding 30S ribosomal protein S12, which produces MPTFHQLVKQGRTPTRYKTASPALQGSPQRRGVCTRVYTQTPKKPNSALRKVARVRLTNGIEVTTYIPGIGHNLQEHSIVLIRGGRVKDLPGVRYHVVRGTLDSVGVANRKQSRSKYGAKRPKAAAAK; this is translated from the coding sequence GTGCCTACGTTCCATCAGCTCGTCAAGCAGGGCCGCACGCCCACTCGTTATAAGACCGCCAGCCCCGCGCTTCAGGGTTCGCCTCAGCGCCGTGGCGTCTGCACCCGCGTTTACACTCAGACCCCCAAGAAGCCGAACTCGGCTCTCCGCAAGGTTGCGCGTGTTCGCCTCACCAACGGGATTGAAGTTACGACCTATATCCCGGGCATCGGCCACAACCTGCAGGAGCACTCGATTGTGCTGATCCGCGGCGGCCGTGTGAAGGATCTGCCGGGTGTTCGGTATCACGTCGTTCGCGGAACGCTCGACTCGGTCGGCGTTGCCAACCGGAAGCAGAGCCGCTCGAAGTACGGCGCGAAGCGTCCCAAGGCTGCTGCGGCCAAGTAG
- the tuf gene encoding elongation factor Tu — MGKEKFDRSKPHVNIGTIGHIDHGKTTLTAAITKVLSKHNPNNKFRSFDTIDNAPEERERGITIATSHVEYETPNRHYAHVDCPGHADYIKNMITGAAQMDGAILVVAATDGPMPQTKEHVLLARQVGVPFIVVFLNKCDAVEDEELIELVEMEVRELLSKYDYPGDDTPIIRGSALGALNGEAQWEAKIDELMAAVDKYIPQPERAVDQPFLMPIEDIFSISGRGTVVTGRIERGKVKVGEACEIVGFRETRQTVCTGVEMFKKQLDEGLAGDNAGLLLRGIAKEDVERGMVLAKPGSIKPHTDFKGEVYVLSKEEGGRHTPFFNGYRPQFYFRTTDVTGSAKLPAGTEMCMPGDNIQLEITLHTPVAMEKGLRFAIREGGRTVGAGTISEIIK; from the coding sequence ATGGGCAAGGAAAAGTTTGACCGGTCAAAGCCGCACGTAAACATCGGGACGATCGGGCACATCGATCATGGCAAGACGACGCTGACGGCGGCGATTACGAAGGTGTTGTCGAAGCACAACCCAAACAACAAGTTTCGTTCGTTCGATACGATTGACAACGCTCCTGAGGAGCGCGAGCGCGGTATTACGATTGCCACCTCGCACGTGGAGTACGAGACCCCGAACCGGCACTATGCGCACGTCGACTGTCCGGGTCACGCGGACTACATCAAGAATATGATCACCGGAGCGGCGCAGATGGACGGCGCGATCCTGGTGGTCGCGGCCACCGACGGCCCGATGCCCCAGACCAAGGAGCACGTGCTCCTGGCGCGCCAGGTTGGCGTTCCCTTCATCGTGGTGTTTTTGAACAAGTGCGATGCGGTTGAGGACGAAGAGCTGATCGAACTGGTGGAGATGGAGGTTCGCGAGCTGTTGTCGAAGTACGACTACCCTGGCGACGACACTCCGATCATCCGTGGCTCTGCGTTGGGCGCGCTGAATGGCGAAGCCCAGTGGGAGGCCAAGATCGACGAGCTGATGGCGGCGGTGGACAAGTACATTCCGCAGCCTGAGCGCGCGGTCGACCAGCCGTTCCTGATGCCGATCGAAGATATCTTCTCGATCTCGGGTCGCGGCACTGTGGTGACGGGCCGTATCGAGCGCGGCAAGGTGAAGGTTGGCGAGGCCTGCGAGATCGTTGGCTTCCGCGAGACCCGTCAGACGGTCTGCACCGGCGTCGAGATGTTCAAGAAGCAGCTGGACGAGGGTCTGGCTGGCGATAACGCTGGTCTTCTGCTGCGCGGTATCGCGAAGGAAGATGTGGAGCGCGGGATGGTGTTGGCCAAGCCTGGTTCGATCAAGCCCCACACCGACTTCAAGGGCGAGGTCTACGTGTTATCGAAGGAAGAGGGCGGACGTCACACTCCGTTCTTCAACGGCTACCGTCCCCAGTTTTACTTCCGCACCACGGACGTGACGGGTTCGGCGAAGCTGCCTGCGGGAACTGAGATGTGCATGCCCGGCGACAACATCCAGCTGGAGATCACGCTGCACACGCCAGTCGCGATGGAGAAGGGTCTGCGCTTCGCTATCCGCGAAGGCGGACGCACCGTCGGAGCCGGCACCATCAGCGAGATCATCAAGTAA